CTTAGATTAATGCACCCATAGTCAAGACATATTACTCAACATGGGAATTTTTCCAAAGACATTCAATCTATAGTATAGACGAATCTAGGATTTAAGCTATATGGATTCACTCTTTAAGATTTTTAGAATGAATCCATTGTATTTTCAACATAGTAGGTCTACAATTTTAGTAAATTTTTAcgtataaaattatgtttcatGTCAAAAGTATTAGATTTCAGATGAACTAAATACGGTAATGCTGCATCCGATCCGCCTCTGCCTCACTTGGTCCTATAATAAAAGAAGCAAGTATCTTCTTAATTTGGAAAATTTATCGTTCATGCACTAATTCCACTAAAGATGTACCTGTTTGAAGCTGCCAAATTAGGACTAAAATAAGAACACAAATTGTGGAACCAAAAAAAGAGGGCCAGATAAATATCCTCTTCTTAAATGTCATTTATATTAATTCTTACTTAGCATGAAGCCTATATATGTTAATGCATATTGATCAAGGTTAATCCACTCTAGACAAACAGGTTCATTATAACCAAATCACATATAGTCATTTCTACTTAGCATTTTGCTActactttttttctttaattatgaattttctAATTAATGTCTGGTGATTATTCTTGCTTTTTCCACCACAAGAATAAGTGAACAAGTAAAACTAACTCTGGGACAATATTGAAAATGAaggtgaagatgaagatgatgctGTTCAAATTCAACAAGAAGTTACAATATGCAACAGAAGAAATATTGTTaatcttgatgtttgtttttgTTCTGTTTTACTTAAGGTGGATTACGAGTCATAACGATCAACATCATCTACTAATTACAAATCGTAGCACAGACAAATTGAACAAACAAATATTCATATTAGCAGGACAAAGCAACATGGCAGGCCAAGGAGGTGTACACAACTTTACTTGGGATGGTATTATACCTGACGAATGTCAACCTAATCCAGATAAAATTCTTCGATTAAGTGTAGCTATTAAGTGGGAAATTGCACATGAACCCCTTAATTACGCGGTTGATTGTCTTCATAATTGTGGAGTTGGTCCTGGAATGGCATTTGCTAATGCAATTCTTAAACAAGATCCAAATTTTGGGGTTATTGGTTTAGTGCCATGTTCTAAGTCAGGTACTGGAATTCATGCGTGGATTCGTGGGAATTTGCCTTATGATCAATTGATAAGTAGAGCTAAGTTTTCTCTTAGACATGGAGGAACAATTAGAGGATTATTGTGGTACCATGGTGAAAGTGATACAAAGGACAAGTATACTGCAAGATATTATAAATCCAAATTCATAAAGTTCATTCAAGATCTACGCGCTGACTTGAATTCTCCTCTGCTTCCTGTTATTGTGGTAAACAATATATAcatcctttaatttttttcactatTTTGCTTCATGTACATATATAGTGACAATTTCTGTCGCTAAATAACAAAAAACCTCCACTAATCATATTTAGTGACAAATTTGTGAAGGGTAATCAAAAAATCATGGTAGCTACTGGCTATTAGTGACAAATTAACAAAGATTTCTTTTAGCTAATTCTTGTTTTTGTGTAGTATATCTAGGTTTCATTCTGTTATTGTGCTTGCAAGTTGCAACATTTATTGAAGAATTGAACCTTTACATGCTTTTGAACAAATTCTTAGCTTTAGTGAAGGTATAAGTACTAATTTGAAAACATTATCGTACTGGTGTTCTCTTTCAAGTGATTTTTGTGTAAGATGATAATCCTAGTTAATAcggatttaagttatatatatattgactgtGTAATGATTATTATATTATCGATGCAATTTACCTCACTCGATTTTTGTAGTTCTCATTTGAAGAGTAGCCTATTTTTCTAGTTATCACATGAAAAGTCTTTGATATGAAGAGTTACTTATTGTTGTAGGTCAATTTCACCCGATGATgtaaaaaacatatatacagttaacatacatagcataaactCAATCGAAACAACTAGaatttcctttcaatttacTTAAACCTATATGCAATAGCATGGTGAATAATTTTAACACTATCATTGTATTTCAATTGGTTATAATAGGCTGTTTACtgcatttttttttgtagagaAGTAAACTAAACTCTTCTATTTTGCAGGTTGTTCTACGTTATCCAAAAAAACCATTTGcaagaaaatttaaatttgtaaaTGTAGTGAGACAAGCACAGATGGATATTGATCTTCTAAATGTAATAAAAGTGGATGCTAATGGTCTACCAGTGGGTTCAGATGGGCTTCATCTCACAACTCAAGGCCAAGTCCAACTTGGTAATATGATGGCTCAGACTTTTCTTAACACCAAATTTCAATCTGTTAAATTTAATTCAAACAAGATTTATCATATGATGTAGCTAGTAGTCTCAATCTGTATCGCTCGAACTCTCCAAAAAAGTCGTGAGGTGTGTGTCGGATTTTCTAAAAGCAGAGCATTTTTGAAAAGATACGACACAGTAAAACAACTGACAATAATTTTTAGAGAATCCGCACAATATAGGTCtcaattcattttttatttgttaagttTGTTTCTAAATTACTGTCTCGCTTTTTGGTCTGCTTGTTTGTATTCGTAGTGGTACAAGTTTCATAATGTACTGATATTTTGAACCCGAATTACGAAATTGGAGTCGATAGCGGAGtcagaatttgaaatttatttttcgaGATTCTAGTTCTTTTAAATTACTGGatactaaattaataatttatacgtatttaataaatttcttaagCCAAATATAGATTTAGACCAAAGCTACCACTACTTTAAAAAATCACTATTTTCCCATTGAAATTTTTCTCTGAAAAATGTTCAGTGGCTATTCCCAAGATATTTTGATTGAttggtttaaaaaaaatagtagcgGTTTTACACCAAAAAATTAGGAAGCTTTCCAGTATTGCAGTGAGAATCTGTTTCCCACTATGTGCTTTCTTAGTTAGCTGGTTCGAAAAAAAATAAGtggaaaaatcatattttataatacaaattttcCATTAATTTGTACTTGATTGATCGTAAACTGTACTCTAATTCTGCACTCTCTAAGGGAGTAACGTTTTCATAACACAACACATATTATTAAGTCAATAACTCACATTTTCATGGAATTTAATTAGCATCTTGTCCCCAAAATAgtgaaaaggaaaaatataaggCTAGTGTGATAACCCGCCACATCATCACGTCATATAAGCGCCACGTAAGTGCCACATGTCACAAAGTTGGCCATGTGGAAGCCTTATATAGGAAAAATGCTAGTCCATAGTGGAAGATTCTAGAGACATGTGGAGAATTTCCTTGGAAGATTTTAGAATTTCATAGATTTGCATGGAAAGTCCTTAGAATCTTCTAGTTGAGTAGAGAAATCTAGAAGAGAGATTaatttgtaaatatggaagggCTTGTGTAGTAATTTgtatttacacttaagcccctAAAGAGTGGTATAAATAGAGGAGgacattcatttgtagcaaatgatcaagaaatcaagcattcttccaagtaaTATAAAACCTTCATCATAAaaactctcttgtctttcttacaatctagcgttcccttagcgatctagtctaaaaggcttacttgagcttgcaagatcgtgaaagattcgtaagtaagttgtcaagtgtcgtacggaggtcttagttgaagtttAAGTCGGTGACAGCTAGGGACCATCCATACTGTCTTTGTGCTACAACTTTCTTTGCTTTGTCTGTCtatttttgattgttttaaCGCCTATCCAAGATTTAGCACTCATATTTCATAATTACTTTCTAAATATAGAATCTAATCTTGAACATTGCTTccctaataaaatattaattgtcCTTCTAGCCTTTTCAATTAGTAAAACTGTCATTATTAATGATTTCATAAGAGGCGTGTGAAAAGAAAAGTGGACAATTTATACGAGACAAAGGAAGTACTAACATATTTATGAATGCATTGGTCCAGAGCTGGTCCTTTTAATAATTTGGTGCAactgttttgttttttttttaattagaaaagtGGGAAACAACTAACAAGTAGGGCAAAAATCAATATGGAGCTGATCTAACCAGTGATGTGATATGTAGtaattgaattcttgaatggGAGGACACTAGGTGACAATTCATTTAGGGGAACTCTTTCAAAGGACAATAATTTTCTCCCCTTACAGCTTACTTTAGAACCTTAGAAACAACGGTGGAGCTAatacaaattattaatttaatattcattatttAGAAGTTAAAAGGACTAAAATTCCAAACTAATAAAGGCATAAATTTCAAATCCTGGCTCTATCTGTGCAGTTAGAAAGTGGTCCACAATGGCAAATTATAACATACTCAAGGTGATTTCATAAGTGAGGTCCAAGAAGGGTGGGTGCACGCAGACCTTATCCATATCTTGTgagaggtagagagactgttttcgaTGATGGACTTGTGTAAAAAGACAATAACATAAGCCTACCACAACCTCaagttaatatataataataattgggttcacaattaaatatatatagatattcaGTGAATCtcttaatacatatacataatttacactacaacaaaaataacttttagcggcaataaatatgcatattaaTAAAGAGTCCTAAAACCTTTACCGGCATTAATTAATTGTCATTAGATCCAATATCGCTATAGGCTTTAGCGACATTTACAAAGAGTGTTAATTGCATCTAAAAAGACATTTTTAGTGGCAATTAAGCTATTGCTGTTAATTAATTGCCGCTAAAGATCATTTTGGGTGTAGTGTTGGTAAAAAGTTATTGAATTCAAGTGAATCCATAAATTACACTGTAGATCCGCCTCCGCATACAAGTCAATCCGAACAATATGTTCACATTGCGTAGAAAGTGTATATCCAATAAATAACATGAACAAGATAAATTGCTAAAGATTACTATATCATTACCATATAAACAAATTACTCAGTACTTTATCAACAAGTAAAAAGCTAATTAACAACCAGCCAAAGGTCCCTATGTAGTTAGACCCTTTGCAGTTTGTTACTTACACTAAGCTACAATTAACTTGGATTTGGAGCAGCCCCTCCTTTTCCTAGTTGTCTAAAACCAACCTCAACTACCTTATTTTCCAGTCCTAAGTTATGGTTTAAGGAAAATTGGTCATATTCCTCAGCTGTCTCAAACTTAAAATGGCCTAGCTCATCAACCTTGACATCCTTGCTTGTAGTGTTCCTCATAACTCTGTCGTGTAAAGTACTCATCTCATGTACTGCATTAGCATAACAAGACGGTGCTGCTATAGGCATCGAGCACAAAGGTAGAGTAGCCATGGTTTGTGGACTAATGTAGCCAAAGTTGATGGACTTGAACGGGAACTCATGAATTAATCGTTCACCATTAACTCTTTTCGATCCATTTAGCAGGTGTTTATCATCTATTCCATAATCCGTCTCATTAACTAGAGTGACATTGTTTGGCTTGTAAGTGTGTGGATGTTGGATTGGCAAAAAAGGTCTCTGAATTGCATAGAAGCCCGGTATGCTCTGGAGGTAACTGAATTTCCTCTGAATGCTTACTACTAGACTATGATCTTCAAATACCTACAGGTAGTGAACCGGTTATCAGTGAAAACACATGAATAGCATAGGATTAAGTAGCGTTAAGAAGGAAAATAGCGTTAAGTAGCATTAAGTACGAGACGAGAAACACCTTATTAAGTGAGCCAAGCTGAATTATGCCTTCCCTAACAGATATAATAGAAATAGTCTGCCAAAATAACAGAAACTTCCTAAATTAAAATCTTTGAAATGACATAAAGAGTGATAATACGTTTTCATTAGCTGAACTTTCACTACCTGAATTCCTGAGTTAAACTGAACTCCCCAGGCTCTTGGTTGctggcaaaaaaaaaagaaggaaaatacCGAACTTAGAAAGATTGAAAAAGGAGGGGAGAGGATGTTGAGGTGGTTCATCTGAACTCAATATTTTTGATAGTGACgtagatatatatatgaaaaatcagtaaacatgaaataaatactaAACTTTGAGCCCAAaatttcaaatcttgaatttgcCATTGGTGAGGAGGAAATGAGGATTAGTGGTGCTTACAGGTTCAATAGACATATTCCATGAGCAAATAAAGTTTGAATCTTTTTCATTTGGGGCATCTTTAAACACCCATCTGTGACTATTATC
This region of Solanum dulcamara chromosome 9, daSolDulc1.2, whole genome shotgun sequence genomic DNA includes:
- the LOC129902446 gene encoding probable carbohydrate esterase At4g34215, whose amino-acid sequence is MKVKMKMMLFKFNKKLQYATEEILLILMFVFVLFYLRWITSHNDQHHLLITNRSTDKLNKQIFILAGQSNMAGQGGVHNFTWDGIIPDECQPNPDKILRLSVAIKWEIAHEPLNYAVDCLHNCGVGPGMAFANAILKQDPNFGVIGLVPCSKSGTGIHAWIRGNLPYDQLISRAKFSLRHGGTIRGLLWYHGESDTKDKYTARYYKSKFIKFIQDLRADLNSPLLPVIVVVLRYPKKPFARKFKFVNVVRQAQMDIDLLNVIKVDANGLPVGSDGLHLTTQGQVQLGNMMAQTFLNTKFQSVKFNSNKIYHMM
- the LOC129902344 gene encoding protein RICE SALT SENSITIVE 3-like, which encodes MEGGLPMLNCLLQHTLRSLCTCSDSSSNASEWVYAVFWRIVPRNYPPPKWDHGGGLLDRAKGNKRNWILVWEDGFCDFYECERATREYVKINFGPEIFFKMSHEVYSFGEGLVGKVAADNSHRWVFKDAPNEKDSNFICSWNMSIEPQPRAWGVQFNSGIQTISIISVREGIIQLGSLNKVFEDHSLVVSIQRKFSYLQSIPGFYAIQRPFLPIQHPHTYKPNNVTLVNETDYGIDDKHLLNGSKRVNGERLIHEFPFKSINFGYISPQTMATLPLCSMPIAAPSCYANAVHEMSTLHDRVMRNTTSKDVKVDELGHFKFETAEEYDQFSLNHNLGLENKVVEVGFRQLGKGGAAPNPS